Genomic segment of Gossypium arboreum isolate Shixiya-1 unplaced genomic scaffold, ASM2569848v2 Contig00235, whole genome shotgun sequence:
AACCTTTTCGAAGAAATCTTTCAAAAAATTATCAACGAATCCGAAAGGTTCCTTATTAGACCATGGTATTTGATTCGCCAAATACATCATTATTCTATATTCTTTCATATGTATGGCGCAACCTGATCCGTGTTTTTCAAGTTTATAATTCCTTACTTTTTTTTGAATCAAAATTCTAAatgcaaatgaaataaatgaaatagaaatagataagaaatagataaataatataaaataatactaatatatattagaatatatatataatagaatagataaatatataatagaattaatattctaacatctaatataaattatatattataagctcaataaaataagaaattcaCCCTTGACagtaatatatgttgtatatgtaAATCCTAGATGTGAAAACAGGCGTAATTCGGCCCTGAAATGAAAAAAAGGGAATATAGATGGAAAAAGGGGGGAGAGGTTGGacgtaaagtaaaaaaaaatcgatatgctaaaataaaatatgaaatgaaattgaaacaagGCTAATGAGATAGAAATAAGGAATCATAAATAGAGTTCGGGTTCGAATTCCATAGATAATATGGATGGTGTTGCCTATAATGATGGACAAATGAAAGACTctcccaaaatttttatttatccaCTTCCTATTTTGAAAATAGGTTGGTTGAACTTAAAAATTCCTTCATTGAATAAGGAACCAATCCAATTGCATGCACTTGAATTGGATGGGACCAACGAAATCGAGCGCTAACCCCCATTTCTTATTGAATTAACCGATCAACCTCCTGTCGAAGATTTATTTTGTATTagataattttggaaaaaaaaaaattgacatatttcactttattatgaaaataaatcctaCTACTTCTGTTCCTGGAGTTTCCACGCTTGAAAAAGAAAATCTGGGGCGTATTTCTCAAATCATCGGTCCAGTACTGGATGTAGCCTTTCCCCCGGGCAAGATGCCTAATATTTACAACGCCCTAGTAGTTAAGGGTCAAGATACCGCCGGTCAACAAATTAATGTAACTTGTGAGGTACAGCAATTATTAGGAAATAATCGAGTTAGAGCTGTAGCTATGAGCGCTACAGATGGTCTAACGAGAGGAATGGAAGTGATTGACACGGGAGCTGCTCTAAGTGTTCCAGTCGGCGGAGCGACCCTAGGACGAATTTTTAACGTGCTTGGGGAGCCCGTTGATAATTTAGGTCCTGTAGATACTCGCACAACATCCCTATTCATAAATCCGCGCCCGCTTTCATACAATTAGATACAAAATTATCTATTTTGAAACAGGAATTAAAGTAGTCGATCTTTTAGCTCCTTATCGTCGTGGAGGAAAAATCGGACTATTTGGGGGGGCTGGGGTAGGTAAAACAGTACTCATTATGGAATTGATCAACAACATTGCCAAAGCTCATGGGGGCGTATCCGTATTTGGCGGAGTAGGTGAACGGACTCGTGAAGGAAATGATCTTTACATGGAAATGAAAGAATCTGGAGTAATTAATGAACAAAATCTTGCGGAATCAAAAGTGGCTTTAGTCTACGGTCAGATGAATGAACCGCCAGGAGCTCGTATGAGAGTTGGATTGACTGCCCTAACTATGGCGGAATATTTCCGAGATGTTAATGAACAAGACGTACTTCTATTTATAGACAATATCTTCCGTTTTGTCCAAGCGGGATCCGAAGTATCTGCCTTATTGGGTAGAATGCCTTCCGCTGTGGGTTATCAACCCACCCTTAGTACCGAAATGGGTACTTTACAAGAAAGAATTACTTCTACCAAGGAGGGATCCATAACTTCTATTCAAGCAGTTTATGTACCTGCGGATGATTTGACCGACCCTGCCCCTGCCACAACATTTGCGCATTTAGATGCTACTACCGTACTATCAAGAGGATTAGCTGCCAAAGGTATTTATCCAGCGGTAGATCCTTTAGACTCAACGTCCACTATGCTCCAACCTCGAATCGTTGGTGAGGAACATTATGAAACTGCGCAAAGGGTTAAGCAAACCTTACAGCGTTACAAAGAACTTCAGGACATTATAGCTATCCTTGGGTTGGACGAATTGTCCGAAGAGGATCGCTTAACCGTAGCAAGAGCGCGAAAAATTGAGCGTTTCTTATCACAACCCTTTTTCGTAGCGGAAGTATTTACCGGTTCCCCGGGGAAATATGTTGGTCTAGCAGAAACAATTAGAGGATTTAAATTGATCCTTTCCGGAGAATTAGACGGTCTTCCTGAACAGGCCTTTTATTTGGTAGGTAACATCGACGAAGCTACTGCGAAGGCTACGAACTTAGAAATGGAGAGCAAATTGAAGAAATGACCTTAAATCTTTGCGTACTTACCCTAATCGAATTGTTTGGGATTCAGAAGTGAAAGAAATCATTTTATCTACTAATAGCGGACAAATTGGCGTATTACCAAATCACGCGCCTATTGCCACAGCTGTAGATATAGGTATTTTGAGAATACGCCTTAACGACCAATGGTTAACGATGGCTCTGATGGGTGGTTTTGCTAGAATAGGCAACAATGAAATCACTATTTTAGTAAATGATGCGGAGAAGGGTAGTGACATTGATCCACAAGAAGCTCAGCAAGCTCTTGAAATAGCGGAAGCTAACTTGAGGAAAGCTGAAGGCAAGAGGCAAACAATTGAGGCAAATCTAGCTCTCAgacgggctaggacacgagtcGAGGCTATCAACGCGATTTCGTAACGAGTTGGTTAATCGAAAGAATTTCCGTAGAAACAGAACTTTCGTTTATACATCCCATTTTGATTCTGCCGATTAAATAGAATCAAATACAATCAAAAGTGAAATCAGATTTTGATCTAacgaaaaatttgaaaattgaaaacGGAAATAGAATAGGATGAAAAAGATAGAAAATCAATAAAAGAAGGTGGGTAGAAAAACTTATTAGACACCGGGATCGATGGTATCTAATAAGTTCTACCTACTATTGGATTTGAACCAATGACTCCCGCCGTATGAAAGCAATACTCTAACCACTGAGTTAAGTAGGTCATTTATTATCATAAGGAATcataaagagaaagaaaagggacCTATTACATCGATGGATTATAAATCCAATATTACTTCTAAGCAATACCAATCAAACCGACCAAAAGGGTATGATTATGATGTTGGATCATGTAATATTCATCTTGACAAGAAATTATCTACataatatgataaaatatgtATCACAAACACAAGGGCTATAGCTCAGTTGGTAGAGCACCTCGTTTACACGTGCGCCAATGTTTTTCAGGGAAGTCTATCATGCAATCAAAAGAATTGATCTTTTTGAGAAATCGATGTCTTACTCCATTACTTTGAAGGAACAAAACAAGAGAACAATAGCCTGACAAATGGTTCGGTCCGATTCGGGTGCCGTTTAGGCAAGATCCGAATCGAACCCATCATTGATTTGAGATATTGATAGGGTGAATACCCGGTCTATTCAATGCTAGGCATAATGAGTATAAGGACCTCAAAAATGCTCTTTTCGTCCTATGAATCTTAAGGTGTATGAAGTTTCATGTTTGATTTTTTAATCAGGATGGTAGAGACTCCATTTAACTTAGGTTGATCTAGGCCAGAAGCAGACCTACGTCAAGATAACCCTTCCCCTCTTTGAAACACTTTGGAAGTGCTCCTGTATCAGTAATGAATCAGAGCACAATGAATCAGAGCACACGGAACCGTCTTCTTTTTTTCtgttagaaaaaaatatatatacggtAGACTAACTGATATTTCTATCAGTTAATGAAAGAGCCCAATGCAAAAAAAAAATGCATGTTGGGTCTTTGAAATAGGCCGAATCATTTTGATAATAATCAGTTCGATCTGTTTTACCGAGAAGGTCTACGGTTCGAGTCCGTATAGCCCTATATTTTcgaattttctattttattaattttaaatattcattaaatttattaaattaagaaaaatgaaaataatattcttAAAACTAAAGCAaactaaaacaataaaataaagaatatccaaatacaactaaaaataaaaatctagttTTTTTCCTAATTATTGTATTCTTTGTTGATTGGAACTGGTCGCTTCCAGTTGCTTGGTTAAAATCATTCCCATAAGCTCGCTCACAGGGAGATCACTCAGAGTATAACCCTGAAAACAAAAGCGCATTTCAACGGATCCAATCGCTCTTTTTTTTCTtggataagaataaaataaacaaaacccCATTTTCTTAATTAATCCTCGCGGGTAGATTGATTTTTGATTGATTCtatataaatagatataaaataaaaaatttctatttattCTAAATCTATAATTTCGAATTTATATTTAGAATAAATAGAATTTCGAATTAAAagtttttttatttctaaaattctaATAAATATTAGATATTAGTTAGATATTAGAATtccttttatttagaaaaatccGAAATGAAGTGAAAACGAAAAAGTATTACTTGTTTTGGATTTGTATAGTAttatactatatatagtataaatatatatttatactagTATTATACAAATTAGTACTATATCGAAATGAAATCGAAATAAGTGGAATGTAAATAAAATAGGATTAATTCCAATCAATAAATCTTAAAACGCAACATGGAAACACCGCAAACAAACGAAACTGGACGATTCGATCAAACTGAATTGTTGTTTTGACTAAACAAACAGTTGCGGATGACTTGACAATGAATTCCAGGTCGAAGCGACTAATCCGATCTATTTTTCACATTCATAGGAGTTCGTCTATGTTTCTGCTTTACGAATATGATATTTTCTGGGCATTTCTAATAATATCAAGTGCTATTCCTATTTTGGCATTTCTAATTTCTGGAGTTTTAGCCCCGATTAGAAAGGGTCCAGAAAAACTTTCTAGTTATGAATCGGGTATAGAACCAATGGGCGATGCTTGGTTACAATTTCGAATCCGTTATTATATGTTTGCTCTAGTTTTTGTTGTTTTTGATGTTGAAACGGTTTTTCTTTATCCATGGGCAATGAGTTTCGATGTATTGGGGGTACCCGTATTCATAGAAGCTTTCATTTTCGTGCTTATCCTAATTGTTGGTTCAGTTTATGCATGGCGAAAAGGAGCATTGGAATGGTCTTAGTTCCTGAATAttcagataataaaaagaaagaaaaaagtcaaaataataataacattgagTATGaattccatcgaatttcccttacTTGATCGAACAACCCAAAATTCAGTTATTTCAACTACATTAAATGATCTTTCAAATTGGTCAAGACTCTCCAGTTTATGGCCGCTTCTTTATGGTACCAGTTGTTGCTTTATTGAATTTGCTTCATTAATAGGCTCACGCTTCGACTTTGATCGTTATGGGCTGGTACCAAGATCGAGTCCTAGACAGGCAGACCTAATTTTAACAGCTGGAACAGTAACAATGAAAATGGCGCCCTCTTTAGTGAGATTATATGAACAAATGCCCGAACCTAAATATGTTATTGCTATGGGCGCGTGTACAATTACAGGAGGGATGTTCAGTACTGATTCTTATAGTACTGTTCGGGGGGTCGATAAGCTAATTCCCGTGGATGTCTATTTGCCGGGCTGTCCCCCTAAACCCGAGGCAGTTATAGATGCTATAACAAAACTTCGTAAGAAAATATCTCGCGAAATCTATGAAGATCGAATTAGATCTCAACAGGGGGATCGGTGTTTTACTACCAATCACAAGTTTTGTCTTGTACGCAGTACTCGTACTGGAAATTATAATCAAGGATTGCTCTATCAACCACCATCTACTTCAGAGATTCCTCCTGAAACATTTTTCAACTACAAGGGTTCACTATCTTCCCACGAATTAGTAAATTaggtaggatttttttttttacagaaaCAGACAACGAATTAATCTTCATAAATTCGATTTCATCATAAATGCGAAATACTTATCTTATAAAAATgacaaataaaaaagaaaagtgcGGGAGAGATAAAAAGATGCAGGGTCGTTTGTCTGTTTGGCTAGTCAAACACGGGCTAGTTCATAGATCTTTGGGCTTCGATTACCAAGGAATAGAGACTTTACAAATAAAGCCTGAGGATTGGCATTCCATTGctgttattttatatgtatatggttACAATTATCTACGTTCCCAATGTGCCTATGATGTAGCACCAGGCGGACTGTTAGCCAGTGTGTATCATCTTACGAGAATAGAGTATGGTGTAGATCAACCGGAAGAGGTATGTATAAAAGTATTTGCTCCAAGGAGTAACCCTAGAATTCCGTCTGTTTTCTGGGTTTGGAAAAGTTCGGATTTTCAAGAACGAGAATCTTATGACATGTTGGGAATCTCTTATGAAAATCATCCACGACTGAAACGTATCTTAATGCCCGAAAGTTGGATAGGGTGGCCTTTACGTAAGGATTACATTGCCCccaatttttatgaaatacaaGACGCTCATTGAATGATAAGAAACTAATTACAACTTCGAATATTCAAGGAATATTTGTACATTCTCTTCTAGCTCAAACAGAGGAATTGAGGTTTCATTCGTATTCTTATGGATAGgctaataaataaaaagaaataaaagacaaTACATCATTGAGATTCTCGATTTTTGAAGAgacttttttatttatatttattttatttcggaCGAGCCGAGACAATAGGATGAACAACAAGGGTTCTGTACCGTGAACTTTGTATCGCGCACATCACTTAGATGAACTCTAGAGAGTCGCATAGAAGGGAATGAAGAAatggaatatgaaagagaatacaAAGAAATAAATGAAAGGGGATCGGCTTCTATTTGTACTGTAGCTGAGATGAGTCTTGGTTATTTCTATCCTTGAACTCCTCTAGACCCGACTTTTTGTTGGGCCTTTCAAccaactatttttattttaatcttttaattaaatatgtatgaagTATTACCATTCTTTTTGAATGTGAGAAGCCGCAGTGTGaacaaataaaaaagaagagGAAA
This window contains:
- the LOC128288590 gene encoding NAD(P)H-quinone oxidoreductase subunit K, chloroplastic-like — protein: MNSIEFPLLDRTTQNSVISTTLNDLSNWSRLSSLWPLLYGTSCCFIEFASLIGSRFDFDRYGLVPRSSPRQADLILTAGTVTMKMAPSLVRLYEQMPEPKYVIAMGACTITGGMFSTDSYSTVRGVDKLIPVDVYLPGCPPKPEAVIDAITKLRKKISREIYEDRIRSQQGDRSPGGLLASVYHLTRIEYGVDQPEEVCIKVFAPRSNPRIPSVFWVWKSSDFQERESYDMLGISYENHPRLKRILMPESWIGWPLRKDYIAPNFYEIQDAH